The Microbacterium trichothecenolyticum sequence TTCCAGAGTGCGACGGCCGCCGTCTTCGAGGCGCTCGCTGACGGTCGCGCGGACGCCGCCGAGGTGATCGCGGCGGTGGGGCGGGCCGGCGCGGAACGACGACTCCTGGTGTGGAACGCGGATGCCGCCGACCAGGCCGTGCTGGACGGCACACCGCTGCAGGGACGGCTGACCGCCGACAGCGCGGCGCGCAGCACCGTCGGGGTCTACCTGAACGACGGCACGGGGTCGAAGATGGACGTCTATCTCCGCCCCTCGGTCGAGACGGCGCTCTGCACGCCAGACGTGGCCAGCGTGCGCGTGGAGCTTCGAAGCGACGCTCCGGACCCGGATTCCCTGCCCGCCTACGTCACCGGGAACGGCGTGTACGGCGTCCCTCCGGGCGAGGCGCTCACCGGCGTCTACGTCTACCTCCCCCCCGGGGCTCGGGTGCTCGATCGCCGCAGTACGGGCGACACCGCGAGCCCGGTGGGCTTCTCGGGCGGGACGCACGACGGTCGCGAGGTCGTCAAATGGTCGGTGCAGCTCGCGCCGGGCCAGCGGGCGCAGCTGGACCTCGAGTTCCGACTCCCTTCGCCGTCCGACGTGGATGCCGTGATGACGCCGACCCGAGATCCCGGCGAGGTCCCGCACACCGGAACCTGCCCGTTCCCGCCCGCTTGAGCAGCACCCTGGTGAACTCCACGCCGGGCGCGCGTGAAACCGACGGGCCGACTCCGAGTCGTGCCCGCCCGCTCCAGAAGACTGTGTAGAGGAATCGACCGCCTTCGTCTCGACGGGTGGCGCGCCGCTTCCCTTCGCAACCGGCTCGACCACGCCAAGCAGATGGGGCACACCATGAAAACCACGATGATCCGGGCCGTCGCCGCGCTTTCGCTCGCCGCGGCCGCGCTGATGGCGCCGACGGCCGCCAACGCCTACACCGACCCCGCGCCGGTGTCCGTCTCGCCGTCGACCGCCACGCCTGGCGGCACGGTGATCTTCACCACGACGCAGGCACCGTTCCAGGGCAGCGAGCAGATCGCCATCTCGATCAACGGTGCGAACGCGAACAGCGTGACGCTGGGGTCGGTCGCCGCGCAGACCAACAACTCCCTGTCGACGGCAGCCGACAACGGCAAGCTCAACGTGAAGATCAAGCTCCCCTCCAACGCCTCGGGAACGTACTACCTCACGTTCACGGGGCAGACGAGCAAGACCGTCCTCCACGCGAGCCTCGTCGTTTCGCCCGCGAACTCCGCCTCGAATCCCGCCAAGGGAGGCCTGGCCGTCACCGGTTTCGACGCCGGGAGAACGACCGGTCTGTGGGTCGCCGGTGGCGCGCTCGTCGCCGCGGGCGGAGCCGTCGCCATCGGAACGATCGTTCGTCGCCGTCGGCGCGTGAACGTCTAATCTGTCGCACGAGAACGCCGGAGGGGTCGCGAGACGACCCCTCCGGCGTTCTCGTTTACTCCCTCATTCGCGAAGTCCGATGGGATGAGTCTTCGTCACCTCAGCGGTGATGAGGATGGGCAGATGGTCGCTGAGCCCCTGCGGCAGCGTCTTGATGTGCGCGATGTCGAAACCGATCGACGTCGCGAAGTCGTAGTGCCCGCGGAAGACGCGATAGCGGGTGTAGGTGCGGGTATCGCTCAGCGTCAACTCATATCCCTGATCGCGGACCTTCTGCCCGAGGTTCTCTTTGAACACGGGGTAGTTGTAATCGCCGACCATGAGGGCGGGGAGACCGGGGCCGAGGTTCTGCAGCGCGGTCAACGCCGTGCGGATCTGATGGCGTCGAAGCGAGTTGAGCGCCGTCAGAGGCGCCGCGTGGAACGAGGCGACGATGATGTCCCGACCCGTGTCGATGTCGCGCAGGCGCACACCCAGCATCCGCTCTTCGGCAGGCTTGAGCACGTAGTCGTGCAGCGACTTCTTCAGGCTGATCGCCCGCACCTCCTCCGCTCGGAAGGTGTTCTCGCGGTAGTAGAGTGCGAGCCCCAAGCGGTTGCGCTGCGTCGCCTCGGCCAGCTTGAGACCTCCGATGTGTTCGGGGATATCCGTGCTGTCGCACTCCTGGAGACACAGCACATCGACCTCGTGGGTCTCTACGAGCGCGACGAGCTCACCGGCTGCCCGGTGCTTGTTCAGGTTGTACGAGATGACCTTCATGGCGAACACAGCATACGGCCGAGCGACGGGCGCGCACGGCGGGGTTGCACCGTGCCCGCGAGCGATTCGGGATTCGAGGTCATTCGTCGTCGCGGCGACGGCGCGTCTGCTCGGCTCGGACCGCCAGCAATTCGTCCGCCGGATAGCCCACCTCGGCGAGTACGAGCCCGCGAGCCGCCAGCACCTTCGTCTCGGGGATGCGCAGTCGTGCCTCGCGAATAGCCACGACGTCGTCGACCCCGATGCGCCCTTCACCCACGGCGACACAGGCCCCGACGAGCGCGCGCACCATGCTGTGGCAGAACGCGTCCGCGCGAACGTTCGCGACGAGGACGCCGTCGTCGCCTCGACGCCAGTCGTACTCGAGCAGCGTGCGGATGGTGGTGGCTTCCTCCCGCGCCTTGCAGTAGGCCGCGAAGTCATGCAGGCCGAGGAGCCGCTGCGCCGCCTCGTGCATGGCATCCCCGTCGAGGGAACTGCGGACGGTCGTCGTCCGCACTCGATCGAGAGGGTTGTACCCCGTCGCCGCATCGGCCAGCCGGTACGAGTAGCGGCGCCATACAGCGGAGAATCGGGCATCGAAGCCCTCCGGAGCGAGCGATGTCGCGCGCACCGTCACATCCGCGTAGACCCCGAGAATACCTCGCACACGGCCGGCGAGAGCCGCCACGGCATCCTGCTCGTCGTTTCGACGGCGGTGCCGCGGCAAACGGGCGATCTGATCATCGTCGAGGTCGAGGTGGGCGACCTGACCCGACGCGTGTACTCCGGCATCCGTGCGTCCCGCGACGACGAGTCGTGGCGCCCCGCCCACGATGCGGGCCAGGGCACCCTCGATCTCTCCCTGTACCGTCCGCAGCCCAGGCTGCCGCGCCCACCCTCGGAAGTGTGTGCCGTCGTAAGCGATGTCGAGACGGATACGCACGATCCCAGCCTACGCGCGCGGCGCTCCCCGGCCCTGCGCCCGACGCCACTGCCACCGATCTCGACACGAAACGACGACGCCCCCGCCGGAGAGGGCGGGGGCGTCGTGACGGAGCGGAGAGGGCTCAGGCCTTGGCGTCGTCCTCGACGGCGTCCTCGGCGGCGGCCTCTGCGGCCGCACCCTCTTCCTGCGACTCGGCGCCGGCAGCGGCGGCCTCGTCGGTGGTGATCTCCTCGGCGGGCGCCTCATCGGCAACCGGCTCCTCGGCGGCCGGGGCGGCAGCGGCAGGGGCCGCGGCGGCCGCGCTCGACGCCTTCTTGGCGACGGGCTCGAGGACGAGCTCGATCACCGCCATGGGGGCGTTGTCGCCCTTGCGGTTGCCGACCTTGGTGATGCGGGTGTAGCCGCCGTCACGTTCGGCCACGAGCGGCGCGATCTCGGTGAAGAGGGTGTGCACGACCTCCTTGTCACCGATCACGCCCAGCACACGACGACGCGCGTGCAGGTCGCCGCGCTTGGCGAAGGTGATGAGGCGCTCGGCGAGCGGACGCAGGCGCTTGGCCTTGGTCTCGGTCGTCTTGATGGACTTGTGCGTGTACAGGGCTGCCGCGAGGTTCGCGAGAAGCAGACGCTCGTGGGCCGGGCCGCCTCCGAGGCGGGGACCCTTCGTGGGCTTGGGCATGTCGTGTTACTCCAGTGAAAGGTTCGTCGGGTCCGACGGGGTCAGACGGTCTCTTCGTCGTAGCCGCTGTAGAACTGGGCGCCGTCGAAGCCGGGCACCGAGTCCTTGAGCGACAGGCCGAGGGAGGTGAGCTTGTCACGCACCTCGTCGACCGACTTCTGACCGAAGTTGCGGATGTTCATCAGCTGCGTCTCGGAAAGGGCGACCAGCTCCGAGACGGTGTTGATGCCCTCGCGCTTGAGGCAGTTGTACGAGCGGACCGAGAGATCGAG is a genomic window containing:
- the rplQ gene encoding 50S ribosomal protein L17 encodes the protein MPKPTKGPRLGGGPAHERLLLANLAAALYTHKSIKTTETKAKRLRPLAERLITFAKRGDLHARRRVLGVIGDKEVVHTLFTEIAPLVAERDGGYTRITKVGNRKGDNAPMAVIELVLEPVAKKASSAAAAAPAAAAPAAEEPVADEAPAEEITTDEAAAAGAESQEEGAAAEAAAEDAVEDDAKA
- the truA gene encoding tRNA pseudouridine(38-40) synthase TruA, whose translation is MRIRLDIAYDGTHFRGWARQPGLRTVQGEIEGALARIVGGAPRLVVAGRTDAGVHASGQVAHLDLDDDQIARLPRHRRRNDEQDAVAALAGRVRGILGVYADVTVRATSLAPEGFDARFSAVWRRYSYRLADAATGYNPLDRVRTTTVRSSLDGDAMHEAAQRLLGLHDFAAYCKAREEATTIRTLLEYDWRRGDDGVLVANVRADAFCHSMVRALVGACVAVGEGRIGVDDVVAIREARLRIPETKVLAARGLVLAEVGYPADELLAVRAEQTRRRRDDE
- a CDS encoding endonuclease/exonuclease/phosphatase family protein; this translates as MKVISYNLNKHRAAGELVALVETHEVDVLCLQECDSTDIPEHIGGLKLAEATQRNRLGLALYYRENTFRAEEVRAISLKKSLHDYVLKPAEERMLGVRLRDIDTGRDIIVASFHAAPLTALNSLRRHQIRTALTALQNLGPGLPALMVGDYNYPVFKENLGQKVRDQGYELTLSDTRTYTRYRVFRGHYDFATSIGFDIAHIKTLPQGLSDHLPILITAEVTKTHPIGLRE